One stretch of Euphorbia lathyris chromosome 7, ddEupLath1.1, whole genome shotgun sequence DNA includes these proteins:
- the LOC136235599 gene encoding protein DETOXIFICATION 33 produces MAIDTPLLLNNHSNSNNGDEEEKSTSFVTEFKEESKRLWHIAGPAIFTAICQYSLGALTQTFAGLVGELDLAAVSVENSVIAGLAFGVMLGMGSALETLCGQAYGAGQLRMLGIYMQRSWVILLTTACFLVPIYVWSPPILELIGETTEISEAAGKFALWMLPQLFAYALNFPIQKFLQSQRKVYVMAWISAVVLVLHAFFSWLFILHLGWGLTGAAITLNTSWWLIVIGQLLYIFITKSDGAWTGFSWLAFADLWGFVKLSLASAVMLCLEFWYLMILVVITGRLPNPLIPVDAISICMNIQGWDAMIALGFNAAISVRVSNELGAGNSKLAKLSVKVVSITSIAIGVVCMILVFSTREYFPYLFTTSDAVAEETTKLAILLGVTVLMNSLQPVLSGVAVGAGWQSIVAYINIACYYIVGLPAGILLGFTFSFGAEGIWSGMIGGILLQTIILIILTSVTNWKKEAEEAESRVRKWGGAAIDH; encoded by the exons ATGGCCATAGATACTCCTCTTCTTCTTAATAACCATAGCAATAGCAATAATGGGGATGAAGAAGAAAAGTCAACTAGTTTTGTTACAGAATTCAAAGAAGAATCAAAGAGGCTATGGCATATTGCAGGCCCGGCTATTTTCACAGCCATTTGTCAATACTCATTGGGTGCACTTACTCAGACCTTTGCTGGTCTTGTAGGTGAGCTTGATCTCGCCGCTGTCTCCGTTGAGAACTCTGTCATTGCTGGTCTAGCCTTCGGTGTCATG TTGGGAATGGGGAGTGCATTGGAAACATTATGTGGGCAAGCATATGGAGCAGGGCAGCTAAGAATGTTGGGCATATATATGCAAAGATCATGGGTCATTTTGTTGACAACTGCTTGCTTCTTGGTTCCTATATATGTTTGGTCTCCTCCTATTTTAGAGCTCATTGGAGAGACTACTGAGATTTCTGAGGCTGCAG GAAAATTTGCTCTATGGATGCTTCCACAGTTGTTCGCATATGCACTGAATTTTCCTATACAAAAATTCTTGCAATCACAGAGGAAAGTGTATGTAATGGCCTGGATATCAGCAGTAGTGCTGGTGTTGCATGCTTTTTTCAGCTGGTTGTTCATTCTCCATCTCGGTTGGGGCTTAACTGGAGCAGCTATCACTCTTAATACTTCATGGTGGCTCATTGTCATTGGTCAATTGTTGTACATTTTCATTACCAAATCAGATGGTGCTTGGACTGGCTTTTCATGGCTTGCTTTTGCTGATTTGTGGGGTTTTGTCAAGCTTTCTCTCGCTTCTGCTGTTATGTTGTG CTTGGAATTTTGGTACTTAATGATTCTCGTTGTTATAACTGGTCGTTTGCCTAACCCTCTCATACCAGTTGATGCCATTTCTATCTG CATGAATATTCAAGGATGGGATGCAATGATTGCACTCGGGTTCAATGCTGCGATAAG TGTGAGAGTATCAAATGAACTCGGAGCTGGTAATTCAAAGCTTGCAAAATTATCAGTGAAAGTGGTATCAATAACATCAATCGCAATAGGTGTTGTTTGTATGATCCTTGTTTTCTCAACACGAGAATATTTCCCATACCTCTTTACAACCAGTGATGCCGTGGCGGAAGAAACGACTAAACTAGCTATCTTGCTTGGTGTTACTGTACTTATGAACAGCCTTCAGCCTGTCTTATCTG GCGTTGCTGTCGGAGCTGGATGGCAATCTATTGTTGCATACATCAATATTGCTTGTTACTATATTGTTGGATTACCGGCCGGTATTCTCTTGGGATTCACATTTAGTTTTGGCGCTGAG GGAATTTGGTCCGGAATGATCGGAGGAATTCTCTTACAGACCATAATCTTGATTATACTCACTTCAGTAACAAACTGGAAAAAGGAG GCCGAAGAAGCTGAGAGCCGTGTTAGGAAATGGGGAGGAGCTGCCATAGATCATTGA